The Candidatus Obscuribacterales bacterium genomic sequence ACTGCCGCCGGTTCATGCTCCAGGCACTAGAACGATTGGGTTTGGCTGCCATAGCTGCAACTCCACAAGAGGGGCCAGAAACCACGGTAAGTCGGTCGAAATGCCGTGGTTTGATAGCGCAGTATGGCATGCAATTAGTTTCAATTGCAAGTAAACTCAGTTACAAACAAAATAAAATTTCAATTTATTTGCTATTTATAATCTTTGGGTAATCGCATCCCAAAGCCCTGCTGATCGAGTCTAGAAGGCCGCCACAGTCATGTTGATTAAGTCGTCCAGAAACCCTAAAAAACGCTCAAACGCCAAGCGCTGACCTAGCCAGTGCTGCTCCTAGACGAGCTACAGTGATAACTGAACCTCTGGTGTAATCCCTAATTTCTGGAACGATCACGCAGCTACTGGCTTTGAGTTGCCCCTGAAGCTACTGCTTGCACGCAATATCTTGTCCATAAAGCTTTGGATTGGTGATCAGCCCAATCGGGCCTGTATCCAATACGATGACCCGACCTAACCTCAGTTCGGGTTAAGCAGACTGAGGAAGAGCAAAGTCGAACTTGAGAGACGGCTTTTTGGGCTGATGGCAATAGGCAATTAATCCACACAGCAGATTCACCGTGAAATGAACAGGGCTACGATGGCGGGAGTGCTCAATCTGAGACATGTTTTTCAACGGGTCAATCACCGTTTCGATAATGGCTCGCTTGCGTGCTAACAGCTTGTCGCTCAGGCGCATCAAATGCTTCTTCATCCTCCGTTTAGGTCAAGCAACGAACTCAATGCCATAGTCCTCAAACAGCTTCTGAGCCAAAGCTCGTGAGACGTAACCTCGGTCGGCAAACACCTTGCCAAAACTGGCCTGTAGCTTTTTGGTCTTCAGCTTCCTCTCCAGTGTAGGTGGTTGCGAAGCAAGCCAAGCAATCAGGGCGTGTCTGCGTTCTTCAAAG encodes the following:
- a CDS encoding transposase → MKKHLMRLSDKLLARKRAIIETVIDPLKNMSQIEHSRHRSPVHFTVNLLCGLIAYCHQPKKPSLKFDFALPQSA